A genomic window from Babylonia areolata isolate BAREFJ2019XMU chromosome 9, ASM4173473v1, whole genome shotgun sequence includes:
- the LOC143285876 gene encoding peptidoglycan-recognition protein SC2-like, whose product MSTAGGPAIVPRTEWGAKSPKKTPDSMKEPAKFVVIHHSAGAVAENSTACIGQIKGFQDYHMKDKDWNDIAYSFVVGEDGKAYEGRGWGVVGAHTKNYNSVAIGICFIGDFNTREPNAAAVSTAQQLIKMGVDHGHISATYTLKGHRDLGATDCPGDRLYELVKAWPRFAAGSATFQ is encoded by the exons ATGTCAACAGCAG GCGGTCCAGCCATCGTTCCACGGACGGAGTGGGGCGCCAAGAGCCCCAAGAAAACCCCGGATTCCATGAAAGAACCTGCCAAGTTCGTCGTCATCCACCACAGCGCCGGAGCTGTTGCTGAGAACAGCACTGCCTGCATCGGCCAGATAAAGGGTTTCCAGGACTACCACATGAaagataaag ACTGGAACGACATCGCCTACAGTTTCGTGGTGGGGGAGGACGGAAAGGCTTACGAAGGCAGAGGCTGGGGTGTGGTGGGCGCGCACACCAAGAACTACAACTCCGTGGCTATTG GAATCTGTTTCATCGGAGACTTTAACACCCGAGAACCTAACGCGGCAGCCGTCAGCACAGCGCAGCAGCTGATCAAGATGGGCGTGGACCACGGGCACATCAGCGCCACCTACACCCTGAAGGGCCACCGGGACCTGGGCGCCACGGACTGCCCGGGAGACAGGCTGTACGAGCTCGTCAAGGCCTGGCCCCGCTTCGCTGCGGGCAGTGCCACGTTCCAgtag